From a single Podarcis raffonei isolate rPodRaf1 chromosome 10, rPodRaf1.pri, whole genome shotgun sequence genomic region:
- the LOC128422269 gene encoding lysozyme C, milk isozyme-like, with translation MKVLALTLFCLLISVNEAKVFEKCELAALLKQHGLDGYHGISLADWICTAYHESKYESSAVGPPNTDGSQDYGVFQINSRYWCDNQQGETANGCRISCSAFTNDDITDDIECAKTVVRDPQGMDAWVAWKNHCKGKDLSEWTAGCSL, from the exons ATGAAGGTTCTGGCCCTCACTCTCTTCTGCCTCCTCATTTCGGTGAATGAAGCCAAAGTATTTGAGAAATGTGAACTGGCTGCACTTCTGAAACAGCATGGGCTGGATGGATACCATGGCATTAGCCTGGCCGACT GGATCTGCACAGCTTATCATGAAAGCAAATACGAAAGTAGCGCTGTGGGGCCACCAAACACAGATGGCAGCCAGGACTATGGGGTTTTTCAAATAAACAGTCGCTATTGGTGTGACAATCAACAGGGCGAAACAGCCAATGGATGCAGAATCTCCTGCAGTG CTTTCACAAATGACGACATCACAGATGACATTGAGTGCGCTAAGACAGTTGTTCGTGACCCCCAAGGGATGGATGCCTG ggttGCTTGGAAGAACCATTGCAAAGGAAAGGATCTCTCCGAGTGGACAGCTGGCTGCAGCCTTTGA
- the LOC128422658 gene encoding olfactory receptor 13H1-like — MAAENETVVTEFILIGLSEYPRVQAVFFWFLLIAYLISVLGNGLIILLSIKDPDLHTPMYCFLCVLSSLDLILTNNALPNILVNCFIYMPTISFSRCLLQMYIGLLVVATECIILAIMAYDRLVAICQPLYYMQIMSWRVCIALVAVSVTLCFLNTVATVLLQPRDFCGRHIINHFACELQSFLKLACSDTHISELFMQISSLFLLIPPFGFIVVTYGRIALAVLRIRSAQGRKKAFSTCSSHLVVVSVFYGTIMIMYLRPQGKSVSEKDKLISLMYGVLTPMLNPLIYSLRNKDVKGAFWKLVGRKISE, encoded by the coding sequence ATGGCTGCTGAAAATGAGACTGTGGTGACTGAGTTCATCTTGATTGGATTATCCGAATACCCCAGAGTTCAGGCTGTATTCTTTTGGTTCCTCTTGATTGCCTACCTCATTAGTGTGCTTGGGAATGGACTTATTATCCTGCTGAGTATAAAGGATCCTGACCTTCATACTCCCATGTATTGCTTTCTTTGTGTCCTCTCATCACTCGACCTTATCCTTACTAACAATGCACTTCCAAATATCTTGGTCAACTGCTTCATTTACATGCCCACAATTTCCTTCTCCAGATGCCTGCTGCAGATGTACATTGGTTTGTTAGTTGTCGCAACAGAATGCATCATCCTGGCCATCATGGCATATGACCGCTTGGTGGCTATATGCCAACCCTTATACTACATGCAGATCATGAGCTGGAGAGTTTGCATAGCCCTGGTGGCTGTCTCTGTAACACTTTGCTTCCTCAACACCGTAGCCACAGTCCTGTTGCAACCTAGGGACTTCTGTGGCCGACACATCATCAACCATTTTGCATGTGAGTTACAGTCATTCCTCAAATTGGCTTGCTCAGATACACATATCAGTGAGTTATTTATGCAAATTTCCAGCCTTTTTCTCCTAATACCACCCTTTGGTTTCATAGTTGTGACATATGGGCGCATAGCCCTGGCTGTACTGCGCATCCGTTCAGCACAGGGCCGCAAGAAAGCCTTTTCCACCTGCAGCTCTCACCTTGTTGTCGTCAGTGTCTTCTATGGCACAATCATGATCATGTACTTGAGGCCACAAGGGAAATCAGTTTCTGAAAAGGACAAGCTCATATCTCTAATGTATGGAGTTTTGACACCTATGCTCAACCCTTTGATCTACAGCCTGAGAAACAAGGATGTGAAGGGTGCCTTTTGGAAACTGGTTGGAAGGAAAATATCAGAATAA
- the LOC128421606 gene encoding olfactory receptor 13H1-like — translation MGLANETMVIEFILIGLSEYPRAQTIFFFFLLVVYLTSFLGNGLIIMLIIVDPRLHTPMYFFLCALSSIDIALISNTVPEVLVNCFIYRPTISFYRCLSQMYIGLLLVSTECVLLALMAYDRFVAICQPLHYMKIMSWKFCLCLVAASVGFPFLITLINALLRPTDFCGQNVINHFACELESFLKLACSDIHASELFMQAASISILIPPFGFIVVTYGRIGLAVLRIRSAQGRKKAFSTCSSHLAVVSVFYGTIMIMYLNPQGKSVSEKDKLISVAYGALTPMLNPLIYSLRNKDVKGAFWKLAGRKMSE, via the coding sequence ATGGGACTTGCAAATGAGACTATGGTGATAGAGTTCATCTTGATTGGATTATCCGAATACCCCAGAGCTCAaaccatcttcttcttcttcctcttggtaGTCTACCTCACTAGCTTTCTTGGTAATGGCCTCATTATCATGCTAATCATTGTGGACCCCAGGCTTCATACTCCCATGTATTTCTTTCTGTGTGCTCTATCTTCTATAGACATCGCCCTCATCAGCAATACAGTTCCAGAGGTCTTGGTCAACTGCTTCATTTACAGGCCGACAATTTCCTTCTACAGATGCCTGTCCCAGATGTACATTGGTCTATTACTTGTCTCCACTGAGTGTGTCCTGCTTGCGCTCATGGCATATGACCGCTTTGTGGCTATATGCCAGCCCTTGCACTACATGAAGATCATGAGCTGGAAATTTTGCCTTTGCCTCGTGGCTGCATCTGTGGGCTTTCCTTTCCTGATAACTCTGATCAATGCACTGTTGCGGCCTACTGACTTCTGTggacaaaatgtcatcaatcattTTGCATGTGAGCTGGAGTCGTTCCTCAAACTGGCTTGCTCTGACATTCATGCTAGTGAGCTCTTTATGCAAGCTGCCAGCATCTCTATTTTAATACCTCCCTTTGGTTTCATAGTTGTGACATATGGGCGCATAGGCCTGGCTGTACTGCGCATCCGTTCAGCACAGGGTCGCAAGAAAGCCTTTTCCACCTGCAGCTCTCACCTTGCTGTTGTCAGTGTCTTCTATGGCACAATCATGATCATGTACTTGAACCCACAAGGGAAATCGGTTTCTGAAAAGGACAAGCTCATATCTGTAGCATATGGAGCTTTGACACCTATGCTCAACCCTTTGATCTACAGCCTGAGAAACAAGGATGTGAAGGGTGCCTTTTGGAAACTGGCTGGAAGGAAAATGTCAGAATAA